The sequence below is a genomic window from Corvus cornix cornix isolate S_Up_H32 chromosome 1, ASM73873v5, whole genome shotgun sequence.
ggcctgggccaggcccactggcccccgctcgggccccgcagccacctgtcccagcaccggaaacgagagagagcttgggggagagtttgtccattcttaagtgtggatcacagaggtggtcacaactttaagtggcttaaagaattgtccatattcaaactggccagctgataggttctgtcaggtcatggggaaagctgtaagcaCTCCTTTGCGAGAACATCATTTCCAAGACTAGGCTAGCTAACCCATGACattattcataatatttttgACCTTCTCATCTGTCCATTATTATAATAGAAAGAACAATTATAAATGTGTTGCTCTGGTGTATTGTATGCCTCCCAGATCATAATTAGAAGGAGGCTTTTGCAATTACTGTGGGAGAGCTGACATATCAGCTGAGAAGGATCCATGATGTCAggtctgaattaaaaaaaaattccatcatAAATAGGGAGACAAATGGTCTCCtctattctttttctctttcctctaaCAGAAGATACAAATGATTCTGCCTGCAGAAGTATAGCTGTACAGTTGCTTAAAACCAAACACCTTTTCAGTTAATGGCAAGGAAAACatcatcaaaaagaaaaaatacatttcagataAAATACATATTCTCAGAGGATTTTATGTCAATTTAATCTAAGCTTTAAAGAAACTCACTTAGGTTATGCATCTCTTCATgctgaaatttaaattatgcaACATATACATGTTATAATTTGAAAAGATACATGCAAATACTTACTCTACATTTACAAAAAATACGACTCACACTACATTCAAAAAGGCTTCAAAACTCATGAAATTaggaaacacaaaagaaaatttctctgaCTAGAGCTCTGAAAACAAAGTCTTTAATGATAAAAGATTGGCAAGATTCTGTCCTACATACCTACTTAATTATGTAGAGACTGATTTAttataaaattctttaaaattagagCACAAGAAAGATTATGTACATATCACCAGATGgttttattacaatttttattccatgtcaattaactttttatttattgttaaaGAATTTAATAATGTATTGTCTTCCATTTTAGTACATAAATAACTTCAGCTGTTGgagtttgcatttttatgttaaaatcCCAGCATTTCAATTCACAATATGTAGGgatgttttgcagaaaaaggtTCTGATCTTAGAAAGATTTATTTATGTTGTTAAGTTGATACAATCTGACCAATCCTGCTGAAGTCAACTACTCAGAGTGTGTGCAGTTAGGCCCGTGAATAAATCACTGCAGGGTTGGAGCCCATCTGATATTCTTTGCTGTACAAAAAATGTTCATCACCAAACCCAAGATTTAGTCTTCACCTCTGAATTTCAGCCTCTAATAATAAGAGAGTTataatacatttgaaaaaatagagaataatGAGTGTTATTTAAGGTTCAGAATTAATTGGTGTCTTTTGTTACCTTCCAGCAGGCTAGTCAGAACAGACCCTTAGTTTTCACTTAATGTCCACTTTGTATTCTGTGGAAATTCCATGTGAttcctcttgttttcttacTATTATCCATCTCTAAAGCCAGTCATAACTAACTCATTGAGAGTTTGAAGAGATCAAACTTCCTATTGAAAGAATGTTATGGGATTCAGATCTTTAATGCTGGTGTCCTTTTCACATTGGTATTGAGGGAAAATGTGGCACCCTGAAAAAGGATTTCAAGAATTTGCCTGCACAGAGATGGAAGGGTGGCTTGCAACTTTaccaaaatctttatttctctgctggCAGATTGTAGGATATATAGTTACAGGTTCAAGGAGATTTCCAAGCATACATCACATATTTAAGCAAATTCAGTTTAATTATTGTCACCATAGTTATTGTCAGATGAGCAAAAAAATTTTAGATAAGCAATTTCTGTGTGCTCTCTCTCACAATTAATGAACCTGTGCTATGCCTCTTAATTCTAACAATTTCCCCATAAATATAACtctcaaaaaattttaaaaagttatttatgCTGCCCAGtaagataaaattaattcagaaagaaTAAGCATTCCAATATTGTTTTAGCACTCTGAACTTGGAGGGATAAAAATCATAGCATtgcagttttttcctctttgagatatttaaaccaagcttttcctctccttgcttCTGTTACGGTGTTCTGTATTTAGGTTATAAACgcctttttccctcttccttccttttttctgtaCCTGTACAGCCCTTGTGACCAAATTGACTGAACACCTCAGATCGATTGGGATGGGAAGAGACTTTCTGAAAGGGGCATgtagagacaggacaaggggcaatggctttaaaatgaaagagactagattcagattagatattaggaaaacattctttactgtgagggttgTGAGCCACTGAAGCAAgttgcacagagaagctgtgggtgccccatccctggaattgttcaaggccaggttggatggagctctgagcagcctggtctagtggaaggttcaAAAACATGCCCTacaaacagcattttgttttctgtcattgtGCCCAACTATTGTACACATAGAAACAgcatcagaaattaattttgaaattaattaccCTTGAAAATATCTAATTAAGAAAGCAAGTCCTATTcctgttcttatttttataattgAAAGATGATTATTAACAGATCTTTCTCAAAGTGAAGATACAGGCAATCAGACTAATTATACAAAAGtaaaaagtatatattttgAGAATTGAAAGGATTCATTCTATAGTCATAAAAATTATCTCAGGACATTACAATATTCTCCATtcactaacttttttttttttttatgatgtcAATTTTATTTAAGGATGGAGAACATGTAATTATACACTTAATACAcattaaatatacatttaacTACTTTTCTAGAAAATCTAAGTCCAAGAAGTAAAGGATTTCAGTTACACTATATACTGCACAGCAGAACCATGCTAAATTAGcccataaaaattaaaatgtgttagTGCAATCGCAGACCAAGTGCACTGTTAGGCACTTTGCCATCATATTTCTTAGTGGCTTTAGTAAAAGACATCATCTCTTAGACCTGCAGAAGGGAATTACGAAGAGCTTAAAGTCTTAGGAAAAATGAGCTACGTAGATAATTTGTTGCAACAGAGGTAGAACTGGCTGGATAAACTCCATTTTGTTACACCTTTTAAGGTTTTCAACTTCTGGTTTTGCCTCAGCATGTAAacaagatttttctgtttgagaAAGCAATACAGAACAAGCTTGCAGGCATTAGGTAAGAGATGGAGGAGTTAGTTTCAAGTCCTTTTCTTGAATAAGAGCAGAATCTTTTTTCCACAGCTCCATGAGCCACAAAGCAGAAACCTGAAGGTACATCTACCTAGTATGTCCTGGATTTTTGTCATAACTGTCTTGAATGGTTTTGACAAAACTATGTGTTACAACACAAATACATCTCTATTAAAATGTTCTGGCTAACTGTAATTAGAGTAGTCATAAGGAACTTAGACACAGAGATATAGGCATGAAAATAGGCAAAATGCTTACTTGAACCCATGTCTCTCTCGCATTCTTTGTGCTAATTACAGAGCAAAAGATAGCAACTGTGAGAATAGTTATTCCTGATACCCGTGAAATAATCAGGATGACTGGATGTAATGAAAAGCtcataagaaatattttaaaattttaaactcaTCCAAAATCCAAAGGAGCATAAAATGTATACGGCAATCAAAGCTAAAATCCTCTATTCTCCTTCTAGACAGGAATATTCCAGCAAAGATTTTTAGTGGTAGACACTTCACAGCTGGAGACAGCAGTTTGCAAATTTTACCTTCTAGTGGTCTCTTGGGgatacattttctttattcactCAAGTAAGCACAATTTCACATCTTAtagaatgcaaaataaataattcttgaTATAGAATGGATTTCTAATCCTTTTGCCTTCttaatttctccatttcttcaaTGTCAGGTTTATCTTCAGTGTCTGATTGTGGAATCCTGTGTCCCTACAAGACCACTAGCAAGGAGAtgagcagagaggaaataatATCTGCCTACAGTCAGAGGACATTAAATGATTGTGCTTGTATTTCAGGTGGAATGGGCCAGAGCAACATATATCAAATATGCACCCACTTGTGCTGATCTGCTCTGTGTTCCTGTGGGTCTCGACTGGTCAGTACTTCTGGTGTTAGCTCCTTGTTTCTTATCATAAACATTTGACAGTTTACACAGACATTCCCTGTAGCATTAGCTCCCAAATAGTTTTCCTCAGCACTTATTACGGGGAAAGTTGTGCTCAAGGTATAGGCCTTATGAACATGCCCAGTCTTCACCTTTTGGTCCCAGGACGATGTGGCCAAGACTCTCTCTCTCGTGTCACTGTGCATGCCTTCATTTCACTATTTTGAAATGCTAATATAAACCTCTCTAGGTTATGTTAATCTCTTCCCTTGTATTTTGGATGTTCTTATGTCTTCTTATTTTATGATCATCTGAACCTATTGCATATGTATCTTTGAAATACTGATTGCCTACTAATGTCAGGGGACGTTTTTCATTCTCACTCCTGAAATCATATTCTCTGTAAATGTTCTGAGCAGGTTGGAAACATGCCATCAACACCACAATAATCAACTTCAATAACGAGAAGATGCAGATCACATGGGCAGCAAGAGAGCTTTTTCCCAATGAGAATGTGTCATTTTTTTACACGTGAGTATTGTCAGTGCCTAGTCCTCTATTGTTAAAGGATTTACTTTGGGAGAATGAAATATCCAAGTACATTCCAGTCTTCTGTGAActagaaatgtttttaacatttgttaATATCCAGCATGAAACCTGTTTATATTCACAACCTACAGAAGTGTACAAATCAATAAACCTGGTGAGTAATCAGTCACAACAGAAATTATAAGAAAGATTTGTCCCTCTTCCATCATTGTTCTAAGTGCTAATGTTAATAACAATATTGAAAGTGTTTTTTCcacatatgtgtatatattttccttattaaCTGACATCATTAATGATTAACAGAAGTGTAATATTTTGGTTAAAGACAGTCATAGTGCTTATCTTTGTTTCTGGGTTGTTTACGTGAAAGAACTTTTCACACTACAGTCCTGGAAACAGGATCATGAGAGCATCTGTTTGAGCAAGTCATTCTCTTATTAGAAAACAACAGCATGAGCAAAACTTGATTATTTCAGACTGCATCGAAACCCAGGGCTGGAAATTCAGTGAAGTTTGGGTGATGAATTCCCTCACACCACTGTGAAATTTGTCACTTCAAGAAATACCATGCTCACGCTCTCCTTGGTAGagcatctgaaaataaaaagaaagagcagtAAGAAAAGTTAATTAACTTGTGTTAATTGTTAAGTTTTCCGTTTACcaatattatttcatttacagATTTGATGAAGGCAAGCACAAAGTTTGGAAGTCATGTACCATCTATTTATTGGATCAAGATTATAATTCTGGATGTCTTTTTAAGACAGAAGGACCCACCCTTGCCATCTCTATCAggaacagcaaaggaagtgaagagctgttttctaaaaaattaaaatctgatttttacaGTAAGTATGAAAAATCATGACTATTTTGGCAGTTTTAGTATCCTCACTGATTCTCCAGTTCTCTAAGTTTGAGAAGAAATCAGTTATATGGCCTATAAAATGTTATTAGTGTGcatgtcaaaacaaaaatatagtTATTTCATGTTGATTTTTGTTCCTTGCTGTCACCAGTAGTTACATAGGCttgtgtgcagctgcagctaAATGAGATAACACAGGACAGTCAGATTTGTCCCAAAATACAGTTTCAAAATCTGaatgaaaatgctaaaaatatatatatgggTGTGCTTTGTCCTGTGCTGGCCTGCTcatcaagaaaacaaatgatatttttttgtcttagtGTTGGCTGTGTGATCTTTCTCATACTGTCCACCTTCATTCTTTTGCCATCTTTCATGCCATGCGAGGCAGAAAACTGCATCTTGTCAAAGATGCTGTCACAAACCCATCACTGGATGCCAATAGAAATTAGCTGAGTGGCTCTGGTACAGTCCAGCAAAGTAAAAGGGACATCCTACTACTAGCATAGAGATGATGttcctgtttttattaaatcctTCCTGTCCCCAAATACATATTTCTCATTAGTGTGAGattattattaataatgttTTAGCAAAAGTGATTAAACACAAACCTGCCAAGGTATCAAACTTTGAGAATACTTTTATATCTCACAATTTTACCAATCTGTTAAATTATGGAAAACTGCAGCCTGAGCCTCAAATTTTCACTATTAAACACCcagtaataataaaattaatttcagaaggGTTAGGTAACAAAGGACAAACATCAAGGATCAGACTGAAGTCTTTAAATCAGGAAGGCAGAATTTTCACAATACAAAAAGACAACTAAAGGATTGACAAAGCAAGTAACACTCTTTTCACCTCTTTATTTCCCACTGCTGAAGACTTACCAGCTGCATGGGTCAAACCATGGAGTTGTCTTCAGACCCTCTGAAAATGGTGAGAGGCAGATACAGTTGTGTGTAGGCAGGAACCCAGTGCTTTTGTAGATGCCCCACCATAGCCTGCAtagcctccagcagctgcacaagtCTGTCTTGGAGGTTTTGTGGTACTCAATTTGTCACTAGATTTCCAATGAGgaagcttttttctttgtctggATCTCAGGGAGCATGAGGAGACTGAAGCCCTTCCTTAAGTAGTTACAATAGGTTGCTGACATGAGACAGAGAGACAGTTACTGCCTTTGAATGCGGCACCTCAAATGGTGACCAGTGTCATGGTGTCAAGctccattttgatgtttaaTAGGGAGGtcagctgcaaaagcaaaacctcCAAGAAGAAAGTCCACCTTCTTCACTTACTGCTCAGTGATATATTGAGTCaaggaaggaacaaaaaatatttcaactgtAAAGTGCTTTTTAAGAAGCTATAgtaaaattttttctcttcttcttaGTAAAGCCAAATCGACCAGAAAATGTGACCTTCTTCTGGAAAGAGGACACTGTTACTGTAAGCTGTAACAAACCAGAGAGAGCTGCAAGGTGCTTGAGACTCGAGCTTCAATACAAGAGCAAGTTTGACAAAGAGTGGCAAGTGAGCTCTATGTCACATTTTTAATCAGCACTAGAAGGAGTTGGAAGTAGTATATCCAGAATATAAAATACTGTTGTTTCCAAATATTGTCCCATCctatattttcaaatatgacTGGTAGCAGAAAACATCCAGATTTTTAGGACCCTGGATTTCTCCATGCCAGAAATAATGTACTTTACAAGTTATAGACAGTTGCCATGCAAGGAGCTGAGGGCAATCTAAGGGAAAAGTCATACATTCAGGATAGATgagtttggaaagaaagaagcagaaagcagattagggaaaagaagagagaaaaagaagaaaaactaattaGATAgtatgaaaaaagaagaaattacacaggatttttatttcttctaaaattagCTGTAAAGTATTTCCAAATGTTATTTAACTAACTTAAACTTTTCCATTCTCAAAtataatatgtaaatattttgtggaTTGGAGTGTCTTTGTATATTGTAAATATGCAATTGTAACATAGTGCACTATGCAATGATGGCTATGACCTTCAATATACCATACAATGAGGAATGGATACGAATAGTCAAAAGTCAATCAAGAAACAGAATTCTTCAGAACTCAGAGAAGTTAACATTCAGTTCTGAGATTTGGCATTGACCTATCCCTTGTCCTTGTTGTGATCATGACTGAGTGCAGCATTTTGAAGCACTGTCTTGAAAACCAGAATTAATGATACACCTTCTTTCTCAGTCCAGAACTTCTAAGTGCTGCAGTGTTGCTGAGCAAGGCTTTGATCCAAAGAAGTGCTATTCTTTCCGGGTCAGACTGGGGAGGCTCGTACCATACTGCAACGTAGTTAACTACACCAGTGACTGGgaagcagaaacattttggaTGAATGGCATGCTATTAGGTAACagctaatatatatatatatatatatatatatatataaatattgtCTAAGTGCAAAAGAAGGAGGAGTGACTGCAAAAGAAGC
It includes:
- the CRLF2 gene encoding cytokine receptor-like factor 2 isoform X1; protein product: MKKKTRLVRGIITCGTNIPSRRKCLLCHSNHETHLSGIFNDLHTGQPCGFSVFWWNGPEQHISNMHPLVLICSVFLWVSTGWKHAINTTIINFNNEKMQITWAARELFPNENVSFFYTFDEGKHKVWKSCTIYLLDQDYNSGCLFKTEGPTLAISIRNSKGSEELFSKKLKSDFYIKPNRPENVTFFWKEDTVTVSCNKPERAARCLRLELQYKSKFDKEWQSRTSKCCSVAEQGFDPKKCYSFRVRLGRLVPYCNVVNYTSDWEAETFWMNGMLLDSCDDDTISQSNTVIVLSCLLAVLLMMLILLILLCKRKRVQMSILPAIPDPKYLFADLFNDHNGNLQEWLDKNNQVVLQTKLEYEEPESITEAESQQEDGKNSDKQEPLEKTFTFSGAAENNDVKAAEIACLKPTSNTMTSFAGFHILSNDDTYVML
- the CRLF2 gene encoding cytokine receptor-like factor 2 isoform X6, whose product is MHPLVLICSVFLWVSTGWKHAINTTIINFNNEKMQITWAARELFPNENVSFFYTFDEGKHKVWKSCTIYLLDQDYNSGCLFKTEGPTLAISIRNSKGSEELFSKKLKSDFYIKPNRPENVTFFWKEDTVTVSCNKPERAARCLRLELQYKSKFDKEWQSRTSKCCSVAEQGFDPKKCYSFRVRLGRLVPYCNVVNYTSDWEAETFWMNGMLLDSCDDDTISQSNTVIVLSCLLAVLLMMLILLILLCKRKRVQMSILPAIPDPKYLFADLFNDHNGNLQEWLDKNNQVVLQTKLEYEEPESITEAESQQEDGKNSDKQEPLEKTFTFSGAAENNDVKAAEIACLKPTSNTMTSFAGFHILSNDDTYVML
- the CRLF2 gene encoding cytokine receptor-like factor 2 isoform X4; this translates as MRPIFQAYLMIFILGNLVASQSSGWKHAINTTIINFNNEKMQITWAARELFPNENVSFFYTFDEGKHKVWKSCTIYLLDQDYNSGCLFKTEGPTLAISIRNSKGSEELFSKKLKSDFYIKPNRPENVTFFWKEDTVTVSCNKPERAARCLRLELQYKSKFDKEWQSRTSKCCSVAEQGFDPKKCYSFRVRLGRLVPYCNVVNYTSDWEAETFWMNGMLLDSCDDDTISQSNTVIVLSCLLAVLLMMLILLILLCKRKRVQMSILPAIPDPKYLFADLFNDHNGNLQEWLDKNNQVVLQTKLEYEEPESITEAESQQEDGKNSDKQEPLEKTFTFSGAAENNDVKAAEIACLKPTSNTMTSFAGFHILSNDDTYVML
- the CRLF2 gene encoding cytokine receptor-like factor 2 isoform X5, producing MAYLMIFILGNLVASQSSGWKHAINTTIINFNNEKMQITWAARELFPNENVSFFYTFDEGKHKVWKSCTIYLLDQDYNSGCLFKTEGPTLAISIRNSKGSEELFSKKLKSDFYIKPNRPENVTFFWKEDTVTVSCNKPERAARCLRLELQYKSKFDKEWQSRTSKCCSVAEQGFDPKKCYSFRVRLGRLVPYCNVVNYTSDWEAETFWMNGMLLDSCDDDTISQSNTVIVLSCLLAVLLMMLILLILLCKRKRVQMSILPAIPDPKYLFADLFNDHNGNLQEWLDKNNQVVLQTKLEYEEPESITEAESQQEDGKNSDKQEPLEKTFTFSGAAENNDVKAAEIACLKPTSNTMTSFAGFHILSNDDTYVML
- the CRLF2 gene encoding cytokine receptor-like factor 2 isoform X2, with product MIAHLFTVCCVIPTMRPIFQAYLMIFILGNLVASQSSGWKHAINTTIINFNNEKMQITWAARELFPNENVSFFYTFDEGKHKVWKSCTIYLLDQDYNSGCLFKTEGPTLAISIRNSKGSEELFSKKLKSDFYIKPNRPENVTFFWKEDTVTVSCNKPERAARCLRLELQYKSKFDKEWQSRTSKCCSVAEQGFDPKKCYSFRVRLGRLVPYCNVVNYTSDWEAETFWMNGMLLDSCDDDTISQSNTVIVLSCLLAVLLMMLILLILLCKRKRVQMSILPAIPDPKYLFADLFNDHNGNLQEWLDKNNQVVLQTKLEYEEPESITEAESQQEDGKNSDKQEPLEKTFTFSGAAENNDVKAAEIACLKPTSNTMTSFAGFHILSNDDTYVML
- the CRLF2 gene encoding cytokine receptor-like factor 2 isoform X3 — encoded protein: MKKIKSVCCVIPTMRPIFQAYLMIFILGNLVASQSSGWKHAINTTIINFNNEKMQITWAARELFPNENVSFFYTFDEGKHKVWKSCTIYLLDQDYNSGCLFKTEGPTLAISIRNSKGSEELFSKKLKSDFYIKPNRPENVTFFWKEDTVTVSCNKPERAARCLRLELQYKSKFDKEWQSRTSKCCSVAEQGFDPKKCYSFRVRLGRLVPYCNVVNYTSDWEAETFWMNGMLLDSCDDDTISQSNTVIVLSCLLAVLLMMLILLILLCKRKRVQMSILPAIPDPKYLFADLFNDHNGNLQEWLDKNNQVVLQTKLEYEEPESITEAESQQEDGKNSDKQEPLEKTFTFSGAAENNDVKAAEIACLKPTSNTMTSFAGFHILSNDDTYVML